In Oxyura jamaicensis isolate SHBP4307 breed ruddy duck chromosome 21, BPBGC_Ojam_1.0, whole genome shotgun sequence, a single genomic region encodes these proteins:
- the AGTRAP gene encoding type-1 angiotensin II receptor-associated protein isoform X3, with the protein MELPAVSLKAIILVHWLLTVWGCMNYLFPASYAWGNFSILAVGIWAVVQRDSLDAITMFLTGLLLTVLTDIIHVSVFYPSNDYLTDVKRFSIGMAIFSLLLKPASCYFVYQMYRERGGEYTFNIDLESSSDSNFARYACSLPFLFRSHPCRPGSQHL; encoded by the exons GCCATCATTCTGGTACACTGGCTGCTTACAGTGTG GGGATGCATGAATTACTTGTTTCCAGCCTCCTATGCCTGGGGAAATTTCAGTATCCTTGCAGTGGGGATCTGGGCTGTTGTGCAGCGAGATTCCCTTGATGCCATCACGATG TTCCTGACTGGCCTGCTGCTCACAGTCCTCACAGACATCATTCACGTCTCTGTCTTCTACCCTTCAAATGATTATTTGACTGATGTGAAGCGGTTCAGTATAGGCATGGCAATCTTCAGCCTCCTCCTTAAACCTGCATCCTGCTATTTTGTGTATCAGATGTACCGGGAGCGTGGAGGAGAGTACACCTTCAACATAG ACCTGGAGTCCTCGTCTGACAGCAATTTTGCCCGTTATG cttgttctcttccctttctgttcaGGTCTCACCCGTGCAGGCCAGGATCGCAGCACCTATGA
- the AGTRAP gene encoding type-1 angiotensin II receptor-associated protein isoform X1 — MELPAVSLKAIILVHWLLTVWGCMNYLFPASYAWGNFSILAVGIWAVVQRDSLDAITMFLTGLLLTVLTDIIHVSVFYPSNDYLTDVKRFSIGMAIFSLLLKPASCYFVYQMYRERGGEYTFNIDLESSSDSNFARYGLTRAGQDRSTYEPIDQQDASPQWPDASKAAPHPY, encoded by the exons GCCATCATTCTGGTACACTGGCTGCTTACAGTGTG GGGATGCATGAATTACTTGTTTCCAGCCTCCTATGCCTGGGGAAATTTCAGTATCCTTGCAGTGGGGATCTGGGCTGTTGTGCAGCGAGATTCCCTTGATGCCATCACGATG TTCCTGACTGGCCTGCTGCTCACAGTCCTCACAGACATCATTCACGTCTCTGTCTTCTACCCTTCAAATGATTATTTGACTGATGTGAAGCGGTTCAGTATAGGCATGGCAATCTTCAGCCTCCTCCTTAAACCTGCATCCTGCTATTTTGTGTATCAGATGTACCGGGAGCGTGGAGGAGAGTACACCTTCAACATAG ACCTGGAGTCCTCGTCTGACAGCAATTTTGCCCGTTATG GTCTCACCCGTGCAGGCCAGGATCGCAGCACCTATGAGCCAATTGATCAACAGGATGCCTCTCCACAGTGGCCTGACGCAAGCAAGGCAGCCCCGCATCCGTACTGA
- the AGTRAP gene encoding type-1 angiotensin II receptor-associated protein isoform X2 — translation MELPAVSLKAIILVHWLLTVWGCMNYLFPASYAWGNFSILAVGIWAVVQRDSLDAITMFLTGLLLTVLTDIIHVSVFYPSNDYLTDVKRFSIGMAIFSLLLKPASCYFVYQMYRERGGEYTFNIGLTRAGQDRSTYEPIDQQDASPQWPDASKAAPHPY, via the exons GCCATCATTCTGGTACACTGGCTGCTTACAGTGTG GGGATGCATGAATTACTTGTTTCCAGCCTCCTATGCCTGGGGAAATTTCAGTATCCTTGCAGTGGGGATCTGGGCTGTTGTGCAGCGAGATTCCCTTGATGCCATCACGATG TTCCTGACTGGCCTGCTGCTCACAGTCCTCACAGACATCATTCACGTCTCTGTCTTCTACCCTTCAAATGATTATTTGACTGATGTGAAGCGGTTCAGTATAGGCATGGCAATCTTCAGCCTCCTCCTTAAACCTGCATCCTGCTATTTTGTGTATCAGATGTACCGGGAGCGTGGAGGAGAGTACACCTTCAACATAG GTCTCACCCGTGCAGGCCAGGATCGCAGCACCTATGAGCCAATTGATCAACAGGATGCCTCTCCACAGTGGCCTGACGCAAGCAAGGCAGCCCCGCATCCGTACTGA
- the C21H1orf167 gene encoding uncharacterized protein C1orf167 homolog: protein MANCGRCDEKYACSFVYISSYFSSEQRNIQKNVNIDLHLGARSRVDTSHHCPEAAAFGVTPIQAAGQGWVCTTPLSTGQSEPSGIQTNLSCPSQLFQDTTSQFSRSHIQQQNNLCFRLQQHSSKYVAHRTPHLALSVHPAVKVPQRHSHLEAYRVEGRWNENINFPQQHHQKAKAASTCSTPTAHHHRLEGRNKNGDYPVEKQQPCAVSCIDPGNPSLVNKYLTLHTGDSPLRHKLELCPSSRSSGDSVNACQSSALILGDLRLLKLESLQALLQSSQISAGLYCLVWRLKQKIASMGIRGSLPLEPSSSPGSGSLCFAPDDSASSTLSTGEQLAGVKNNAVQARLKWGIPFAKGWSLDAAARDLNHAEPVSVSQGYGYVDSSMWRSKLSGGVWPERLPAGVGSGRLVDTKADKSNNCSPHFRCQSQAKSTVEETGGLYAHTKINSSEKALKETSAGAFACPIPWKKHLPASLYREGLQVSLETCFEGAQMNVGVAMYGTPREVCLKVASPSGDQEFRPIQQLSIRPAEVNNYEPPVESSQVLEEVCDSTSQAARRMTVVGSSQSSPSSIQDEKGFGEYSDIECGNVSREGRRDKCFYQSSWRNWEADASLDCSEDPSVERSVKEPECCEEGSQAQEIASREVSENSCWSLKVHEQSFQHLYDRQIVTRCFQAWRDHILWKRAAARQFYRRRLLQKGLEAFQWAVHLRRMQLEVAQQRHASTLLAASFRKWNEAVAQRGKKQAPQPAPYSYTQCSSVGFSGLGRLATMTTSAQHQLTATYLKEAEQACRVESELWTQLHRRQGDEFCWRTQAIRDMRRLAAFRLWRLQKELLSKEEARLQEARALLEKKRLRNIFQLWQSQCLEMKKILQLTTYIQRNLVSQCFSVWKETAEQKAFYRCNLAHLQLESLRKYFQQWVQMLQIRESNKQVMVNFFLRRWRQHYGQAVSSVADETATERCDSQPWWTAARWLPEKTGYSLDDLCLKVKLQRVYLLWKARLYEHHRADSFTQTLEQYRLRKALKVWHQKFLMLKTIKPSPKHSHGTVCEESLALLFCEDLSTSSGFHSSAPATLASQSSLEKEYSFSDSSQQSCSSIVTAEDVTCVPCYSSFLQLHKHAELPAEMDGELYLQASFPSRSTESRENWFVGGQFQTLALQNPDSNVQMLIANSTWKEDCSSERDVKSCWHQAEKSCVQRVFLRWHHRAVENQKQNAAAAFKHQVHCCQMTFSLWKRRLVQKVEADQRFRCHIQQMTADALWRWHSYCQRNCAMRELQQRWVQHSHQKTKRLILQTWYGQTRQLKNAALFWERLLLHRCLIIWVQVTAYRLRQHKALSFFKRVREHHLLVASFAEWRVKFLTAKQQVLREERNHEWQGRSQDKACHRWRLASRGRQAFRLGSVAAVKQACNYWTKTAAFSQCSRQCSTLIGARKSRKMSLSWSLKRRGCREKASALASSFGLFPSAVRRWLVIYRNQRGAERLLLPQLPEGHDLVGPAPAHIRIQENKALLVDCEERDEKWLGRKYLRWWHCTVMLRRCQRGRRLRCLAKGWHRWKEASTVVMLAQVLDQQRLIEKAWRAWRRRYLQSCVVQSFLEVEARSLLSQAFGRWRQLTAFQLKDKGHC from the exons ATGGCAAACTGTGGAAGATGTGATGAGAAATATGCATGCTcctttgtttatatttcttcttatttttcttcagagcaaagAAACATTCAGAAGAATGTGAACATTGATCTGCATTTGGGTGCTAGAAGTCGAGTAGACACTTCTCACCACTGccctgaggctgctgcatttGGTGTAACTCCCATCCAGGCAGCAGGACAAGGCTGGGTTTGTACCACACCTCTGTCAACTGGGCAGAGCGAGCCCAGTGGGATACAGACTAATCTCTCCTGCCCTTCTCAGCTGTTCCAGGACACCACCAGTCAGTTCTCCAGATCCCACATCCAGCAGCAGAATAATCTCTGCTttaggctgcagcagcacagctctaaGTACGTGGCTCACAGGACTCCCCATCTTGCTTTGTCAGTGCACCCTGCTGTGAAAGTCCCTCAGAGACACTCTCACCTGGAGGCTTATCGTGTAGAAGGGAGATGGAATGAGAATATCAACTTCCCTCAGCAACACCatcagaaagcaaaggcagccAGTACTTGCTCCACACCTACTGCTCACCATCACCGTTTAGAAGGAAGGAACAAGAATGGTGACTACCCAGTAGAAAAACAGCAGCCTTGTGCTGTATCTTGTATTGATCCTGGAAACCCTTCACTGGTGAATAAATATTTGACACTTCATACTGGGGATTCCCCTCTTAGACACAAATTAGAGCTGTGTCCCTCTTCAAGGAGCTCAGGTGACAGTGTGAATGCTTGTCAAAGTTCAGCCCTGATTTTGGGGGATCTCCGTCTACTGAAGTTGGAGTCCCTTCAGGCTCTCTTGCAGTCGTCACAGATTTCTGCTGGTTTGtactgtttagtctggaggtTGAAGCAAAAAATTGCTTCGATGGGAATACGGGGCTCCCTTCCTCTGGAGCCCAGCTCTTCGCCAGGCAGTGGCAGTTTGTGCTTTGCTCCTGATGATTCAGCTTCTAGTACCCTGAGCACTGGAGAACAGCTAGCTGGAGTGAAAAACAATGCTGTTCAGGCAAGGTTGAAATGGGGCATCCCATTTGCCAAGGGCTGGAGCCTTGATGCAGCGGCAAGGGACTTGAATCATGCTGAGCCTGTCTCTGTCTCTCAGGGATATGGGTATGTTGACTCCAGCATGTGGAGATCAAAACTTTCAGGTGGTGTCTGGCCAGAAAGACTGCCTGCTGGGGTGGGCTCTGGCAGGCTTGTGGATACAAAAGCAGATAAATCCAACAATTGCTCCCCTCACTTCAGATGCCAGTCCCAGGCCAAGTCAACTGTAGAAGAAACTGGTGGTCTTTATGCTCATACAAAaattaattcttctgaaaaggCTCTTAAAGAGACATCTGCTGGGGCATTTGCATGTCCTATACCttggaaaaaacatcttccagcCAGCCTGTATCGTGAGGGTCTGCAGGTGTCACTGGAAACGTGTTTTGAGGGAGCTCAGATGAATGTTGGTGTAGCCATGTATGGGACTCCAAGGGAAGTGTGTTTAAAAGTTGCTTCTCCTTCTGGAGATCAAGAGTTTAGACCAATACAGCAGCTTAGTATTAGACCTGCAGAAGTCAACAATTATGAACCTCCTGTTGAGTCCAGCCAAGTGTTAGAAGAGGTTTGTGACTCTACATCACAAGCAGCCAGGAGAATGACAGTGGTGGGCAGCAGCCAGTCCAGCCCTTCCAGTATTCAGGATGAAAAAGGCTTTGGTGAATATTCTGACATAGAATGTGGGAATGtgagcagagaaggaaggagagacaAATGTTTCTACCAAAGCAGCTGGAGGAATTGGGAAGCTGATGCCAGTCTTGACTGCTCTGAAGATCCTTCTGTGGAGAGGAGCGTCAAAGAACCAGAGTGCTGTGAAGAAGGGAGCCAGGCACAGGAAATTGCCTCCAGAGAG GTGTCAGAGAACAGCTGCTGGTCTTTGAAGGTGCATGAGCAAAG TTTCCAGCACTTATATGACAGACAAATAGTAACTAGGTGTTTCCAAGCCTGGAGGGACCACATCCTTTGGAAGAGGGCTGCAGCCAGACAGTTTTACAGGCGCCGACTGCTTCAGAAGGGCCTTGAGGCCTTTCAGTGGGCTGTGCACCTGAGGAGGATGCAGCTGGAGGTAGCCCAGCAGAGACATGCCTCGACTCTGCTAGCTGCCAGCTTCCGCAAG TGGAATGAAGCCGTGGCACAAAGGGGCAAGAAGCAAGCTCCACAGCCTGCGCCATATTCTTATACCCAATGTTCATCAGTGGGTTTTTCTGGATTAGGAAGATTAGCAACTATGACAACctcagctcagcaccagcttACAGCAACGTACTTGAAGGAAGCTGAGCAGGCTTGTAG GGTGGAGAGTGAACTCTGGACGCAGCTTCATCGCAGGCAGGGAGATGAGTTCTGTTGGAGAACTCAAGCAATCAGAGACATGAGACGACTGGCTG CTTTCAGACTGTGGCgcctgcagaaggagctgctgagcaaagaggaagccaggctgcaggaagcACGTGCCCTGCTGGAAAAGAAGCGGCTGCGAAACATTTTCCAGTTGTGGCAGTCCCAATgcttagaaatgaaaaagattttacaACTGACAACTTATATCCAAAGAAACTTAGTTTCCCA GTGCTTCAGTGTGTGGAAGGAGACTGCTGAGCAGAAGGCATTTTACAGGTGCAACCTGGCCCATCTCCAACTAGAATCACTGAGGAAATACTTCCAGCAGTGGGTTCAGATGCTGCAGATCAGAGAAAGCAATAAGCAGGTGATGGTGAACTTCTTCCTTCGGAGATGGAGGCAACATTACG GACAAGCTGTAAGCTCAGTAGCTGATGAGACTGCGACAGAGAGATGTGACAGTCAGCCATGGTGGACAGCAGCGAGATGGCTTCCTGAGAAAACAGGCTACTCTCTTGATGACTTATGCCTGAAGGTGAAACTCCAGAGAGTATATCTGCTGTGGAAAGCGAGGCTGTATGAGCACCACAGAGCTGA TTCTTTCACTCAGACTCTGGAACAATATCGACTCAGAAAAGCTCTGAAAGTATGGCATCAAAAGTTTCTCATGCTGAAGACAATTAAACCAAGTCCTAAGCACTCCCACGGGACTGTCTGTGAAGAATCTCTTGCCTTGCTGTTTTGTGAGGACCTCTCAACATCATCTGGCTTCCACAGCAGCGCTCCAGCTACTCTCGCTTCTCAAAGCTCACTGGAAAAG GAATACAGTTTTAgtgacagcagccagcagagctgctcttccaTTGTGACTGCTGAAGATGTGACATGTGTGCCATGTTACAGTTCTTTCCTGCAACTCCACAAGcatgcagagctgccagctgagATGGATGGGGAGTTGTACTTGCAGGCCTCCTTCCCTTCACGAAGTACTGAATCTAG AGAAAATTGGTTTGTGGGAGGTCAGTTCCAGACTCTGGCACTGCAGAATCCAGACAGTAATGTCCAGATGCTCATTGCTAACTCTACATGGAAAGAG GACTGCAGTTCTGAGAGGGATGTAAAGAGCTGCTGGCACCAAGCGGAGAAATCCTGTGTGCAGAG AGTCTTTCTCAGGTGGCACCACAGGGCTGtggaaaaccagaaacaaaatgcagcagcagcctttaaACATCAAGTTCATTGCTGCCAGATGACTTTCAGCCTGTGGAAGAGGAGACTAGTCCAGAAAGTGGAAGCTGATCAGAGATTCAGGTGTCACATCCAGCAGATGACTGCTGATGCTCTGTGGCGTTGGCATTCCTACTGTCAAA GGAATTGTGCTATGAGAGAGCTGCAGCAACGATGGGTTCAGCACAGCCACCAGAAGACGAAGAGGTTGATCCTGCAGACGTGGTATGGCCAGACAAGACAactgaaaaatgctgctttattCTGGGAGCGTCTTCTCTTGCACAG GTGCCTAATCATCTGGGTCCAGGTCACTGCCTATAGACTGAGGCAGCACAAAGCCCTCTCTTTTTTCAAAAGAGTCAGAGAGCACCATCTCCTAGTAGCGAGCTTTGCTGAGTGGAGGGTGAAATTCTTGACAGCTAAACAGCAGGTGCTGAGAGAGGAGAGAAACCACGAGTGGCAGGGACGCTCTCAGGACAAAGCCTGTCACCGTTGGCGACTGGCCTCGAGGGGACGGCAAGCCTTCCGCCTAGGGTCTGTGGCTGCTGTGAAACAG GCCTGCAACTACTGGACAAAAACAGCTGCCTTTTCCCAGTGCTCACGGCAATGCAGTACCTTGATAGGTGCTAGGAAGAGCAGGAAGATGTCTCTGTCTTGGTCCCTAA aaAGGAGAGGATGCAGAGAAAAGGCTTCAGCACTAGCTTCCTCCTTTGGGCTTTTTCCCAGTGCTGTTCGCCGCTGGCTGGTGATCTACAGAAACCAAAGAGGAGCTGAaaggctgctgctccctcagcTGCCAGAAGGACATGATTTGGTAGGACCTGCTCCTGCACACATCAGGATCCAGGAGAACAAAGCTCTGCTGGTGGACTGTGAGGAGCGGGATGAGAAGTGGCTTGG GAGGAAGTATCTGAGGTGGTGGCATTGCACGGTGATGCTGCGTCGGTGCCAGCGTGGCAGGAGGCTGCGCTGTCTGGCAAAGGGATGGCATCGATGGAAAGAAGCTAGCACGGTGGTGATGCTGGCACAAGTGTTG GACCAGCAGCGGCTGATAGAAAAGGCCTGGAGGGCATGGAGACGACGATACTTacaaagctgtgtggtgcagagCTTTTTGGAGGTAGAAGCCAGGAGCTTACTGTCCCAG GCCTTTGGAAGGTGGCGCCAGCTAACAGCATTCCAGCTCAAGGACAAAGGACACTGCTGA
- the MTHFR gene encoding methylenetetrahydrofolate reductase isoform X1, with product MVNETQHTCSASSSSKSDGGSSSGSESSKDSSRCSTPVLDAERYERLREKMRRRQDSGDRWFSLEFFPPRTANAAVNLISRFDRMGAGGPLFIDVTWHPAGDPGSDKETSSMIIANTAVNYCGLETILHMTCCNQTKDDITGHLQKAKRLGLKNIMALRGDPAGEEWEEEVDGFNYAVDLVKHIRNEFDDYFDICVAGYPKGHPEAESYEADLKHLKEKVLAGADFIITQLFFRSETFLKFIKDCQAIGITCPIIPGIFPIQGYHSLRQLVKLSKLEVPQEIKDVIEPIKDNDAAIRNYGVELAVSMCRELLDSGMVNGLHFYTLNREVATTEVLKRLGLWKEDPRRPLPWAVSAHPKRRVEDVRPIFWASRPKSYIYRTQEWDDFPNGRWGNSSSPAFGELKDYYLFYLKSKSPREELLKMWGEELTGEESVFEVFTCYITGEPNKNGHKVTCMPWNDDPLATETNLLKEQLEKVNRRGILTINSQPNINGKPSTDPIVGWGPSGGYVFQKAYLEFFTSSEIVTALLKVLKKYESRVNYHIVNVKGQNITNAPDLQPNAVTWGIFPGREIIQPTVVDPVSFLSWKDEAFALWIEQWAKLYEEESPSRMIIQYIHDNYYLVNLVDNDFPLENCLWQVVDDTFELLNSPTQQ from the exons ATGGTCAATGAGACCCAGCATACCTGCAGTGCCAGTTCCAGCTCCAAGTCCGatggcggcagcagcagcgggagtGAGAGCTCCAAGGACAGCTCACGCTGCTCCACCCCTGTACTCGATGCCGAGCGTTATGAGCGACTGCGGGAGAAGATGCGCCGCCGGCAGGACTCTGGAGACAGGTGGTTCTCCTTGGAGTTCTTCCCTCCACGCACAGCCAATGCTGCGGTCAATCTCATCTCCAG GTTTGACCGCATGGGAGCAGGTGGTCCACTCTTTATTGATGTGACATGGCATCCTGCTGGGGACCCAGGATCTGACAAGGAAACGTCTTCCATGATTATTGCCAACACTGCAGTCAACTACTGTGGCCTGGAGACCATCCTGCACATGACATGCTGCAACCAGACCAAGGATGACATCACGGGGCATCTGCAGAAGGCCAAGCGGCTGGGCTTGAAGAACATCATGGCATTGCGTGGAG atccTGCTGGTGAGGAATGGGAAGAAGAAGTAGATGGATTCAACTACGCTGTTGACTTGGTTAAGCACATTCGCAATGAATTTGATGATTATTTTGACATCTGTGTGGCAG GCTACCCAAAGGGCCATCCCGAAGCAGAAAGCTATGAGGCAGACCTGAAGCACCTCAAGGAGAAAGTTCTTGCTGGGGCAGACTTCATCAttacacagctttttttccGCTCAGAAACCTTTCTCAAGTTCATAAAGGATTGTCAGGCCATTGGCATCACCTGCCCCATTATTCCTGGCATCTTCCCCATACAG GGTTACCACTCCCTGCGCCAGCTGGTGAAGCTCTCCAAGCTGGAAGTGCctcaagaaataaaagatgtgaTCGAACCCATCAAGGACAACGATGCAGCTATCCGGAACTATGGAGTAGAGCTGGCAGTGTCCATGTGCCGGGAACTGCTGGACAGTGGCATGGTAAATGGGCTCCATTTTTACACCCTCAATCGGGAAGTGGCTACTACTGAAGTCCTTAAGCGCCTCGGTCTTTGGAAGGAGGACCCCAG GCGGCCTCTGCCCTGGGCAGTCAGCGCTCACCCCAAGAGGAGAGTTGAAGATGTTCGGCCAATCTTTTGGGCCTCCAGGCCAAAGAGCTACATCTATCGAACTCAAGAATGGGATGATTTCCCTAACGGCCGATG GGGTAattcctcctctccagccttCGGGGAGCTGAAGGACTATTATCTCTTCTACCTGAAGAGCAAGTCTCCCCGGGAGGAGCTCCTGAAGATGTGGGGAGAAGAGCTGACTGGTGAGGAAAGTGTTTTTGAGGTTTTCACGTGTTACATCACTGGAGAGCCCAACAAGAATGGACATAAG GTTACGTGCATGCCTTGGAATGATGACCCTCTTGCTACTGAAACCAACCTTctgaaggagcagctggagaaggtGAACAGACGAGGAATCCTGACTATCAACTCCCAGCCAAACATCAATGGAAAACCATCCACAGACCCCATCGTAGGCTGGGGGCCTAGTGGAGGTTATGTCTTCCAAAAG GCCTACCTAGAGTTCTTCACCTCCAGTGAGATCGTCACGGCACTGCTCAAAGTGCTGAAGAAATACGAGTCACGGGTGAACTACCACATTGTCAATGTCAAG gGCCAGAATATCACCAATGCTCCTGATCTACAACCCAATGCTGTCACCTGGGGCATCTTCCCAGGCAGAGAGATCATCCAGCCCACTGTAGTGGATCCTGTAAGCTTCCTCTCCTGGAAG GATGAGGCCTTTGCTCTGTGGATTGAGCAGTGGGCAAAGCTCTATGAAGAGGAGTCACCCTCTCGCATGATCATCCAGTACATCCATGACAACTATTACTTGGTCAACCTGGTGGACAATGACTTCCCCCTTGAGAACTGCCTCTGGCAGGTTGTGGATGATACTTTTGAACTGTTGAACTCTCCAACTCAGCAGTGA
- the MTHFR gene encoding methylenetetrahydrofolate reductase isoform X2, producing MDTRFDRMGAGGPLFIDVTWHPAGDPGSDKETSSMIIANTAVNYCGLETILHMTCCNQTKDDITGHLQKAKRLGLKNIMALRGDPAGEEWEEEVDGFNYAVDLVKHIRNEFDDYFDICVAGYPKGHPEAESYEADLKHLKEKVLAGADFIITQLFFRSETFLKFIKDCQAIGITCPIIPGIFPIQGYHSLRQLVKLSKLEVPQEIKDVIEPIKDNDAAIRNYGVELAVSMCRELLDSGMVNGLHFYTLNREVATTEVLKRLGLWKEDPRRPLPWAVSAHPKRRVEDVRPIFWASRPKSYIYRTQEWDDFPNGRWGNSSSPAFGELKDYYLFYLKSKSPREELLKMWGEELTGEESVFEVFTCYITGEPNKNGHKVTCMPWNDDPLATETNLLKEQLEKVNRRGILTINSQPNINGKPSTDPIVGWGPSGGYVFQKAYLEFFTSSEIVTALLKVLKKYESRVNYHIVNVKGQNITNAPDLQPNAVTWGIFPGREIIQPTVVDPVSFLSWKDEAFALWIEQWAKLYEEESPSRMIIQYIHDNYYLVNLVDNDFPLENCLWQVVDDTFELLNSPTQQ from the exons ATGGACAC CAGGTTTGACCGCATGGGAGCAGGTGGTCCACTCTTTATTGATGTGACATGGCATCCTGCTGGGGACCCAGGATCTGACAAGGAAACGTCTTCCATGATTATTGCCAACACTGCAGTCAACTACTGTGGCCTGGAGACCATCCTGCACATGACATGCTGCAACCAGACCAAGGATGACATCACGGGGCATCTGCAGAAGGCCAAGCGGCTGGGCTTGAAGAACATCATGGCATTGCGTGGAG atccTGCTGGTGAGGAATGGGAAGAAGAAGTAGATGGATTCAACTACGCTGTTGACTTGGTTAAGCACATTCGCAATGAATTTGATGATTATTTTGACATCTGTGTGGCAG GCTACCCAAAGGGCCATCCCGAAGCAGAAAGCTATGAGGCAGACCTGAAGCACCTCAAGGAGAAAGTTCTTGCTGGGGCAGACTTCATCAttacacagctttttttccGCTCAGAAACCTTTCTCAAGTTCATAAAGGATTGTCAGGCCATTGGCATCACCTGCCCCATTATTCCTGGCATCTTCCCCATACAG GGTTACCACTCCCTGCGCCAGCTGGTGAAGCTCTCCAAGCTGGAAGTGCctcaagaaataaaagatgtgaTCGAACCCATCAAGGACAACGATGCAGCTATCCGGAACTATGGAGTAGAGCTGGCAGTGTCCATGTGCCGGGAACTGCTGGACAGTGGCATGGTAAATGGGCTCCATTTTTACACCCTCAATCGGGAAGTGGCTACTACTGAAGTCCTTAAGCGCCTCGGTCTTTGGAAGGAGGACCCCAG GCGGCCTCTGCCCTGGGCAGTCAGCGCTCACCCCAAGAGGAGAGTTGAAGATGTTCGGCCAATCTTTTGGGCCTCCAGGCCAAAGAGCTACATCTATCGAACTCAAGAATGGGATGATTTCCCTAACGGCCGATG GGGTAattcctcctctccagccttCGGGGAGCTGAAGGACTATTATCTCTTCTACCTGAAGAGCAAGTCTCCCCGGGAGGAGCTCCTGAAGATGTGGGGAGAAGAGCTGACTGGTGAGGAAAGTGTTTTTGAGGTTTTCACGTGTTACATCACTGGAGAGCCCAACAAGAATGGACATAAG GTTACGTGCATGCCTTGGAATGATGACCCTCTTGCTACTGAAACCAACCTTctgaaggagcagctggagaaggtGAACAGACGAGGAATCCTGACTATCAACTCCCAGCCAAACATCAATGGAAAACCATCCACAGACCCCATCGTAGGCTGGGGGCCTAGTGGAGGTTATGTCTTCCAAAAG GCCTACCTAGAGTTCTTCACCTCCAGTGAGATCGTCACGGCACTGCTCAAAGTGCTGAAGAAATACGAGTCACGGGTGAACTACCACATTGTCAATGTCAAG gGCCAGAATATCACCAATGCTCCTGATCTACAACCCAATGCTGTCACCTGGGGCATCTTCCCAGGCAGAGAGATCATCCAGCCCACTGTAGTGGATCCTGTAAGCTTCCTCTCCTGGAAG GATGAGGCCTTTGCTCTGTGGATTGAGCAGTGGGCAAAGCTCTATGAAGAGGAGTCACCCTCTCGCATGATCATCCAGTACATCCATGACAACTATTACTTGGTCAACCTGGTGGACAATGACTTCCCCCTTGAGAACTGCCTCTGGCAGGTTGTGGATGATACTTTTGAACTGTTGAACTCTCCAACTCAGCAGTGA